One genomic window of Desulfuromonas sp. AOP6 includes the following:
- the ybgF gene encoding tol-pal system protein YbgF → MQRITTLALTLLTASLTFGCVAATPSGDGRQLNQSLAQLANSQDELAQKMERLQDNMVLLEARVLDQQSVLDGLRQDMAAQKVTPAGQNTATTGENTVPAVVPEVPQTPTEIYLKAFGDYASGRYNQAISGFEAFLRTYPTNDYAGNAQYWLGECYYAQNNQVRAIEAFQKVVDNYPRAAKAPDALFRKAEALLQVNLPEQADLALLELRRLYPDSTAARKTLTAR, encoded by the coding sequence ATGCAAAGAATTACCACTCTGGCGCTGACCCTTCTGACCGCCTCCCTGACTTTCGGCTGCGTGGCCGCGACCCCTTCCGGGGACGGGAGACAACTCAACCAGTCACTGGCCCAACTGGCGAACAGCCAGGACGAACTCGCTCAAAAAATGGAGCGACTGCAGGACAACATGGTGCTCCTCGAAGCCCGCGTTCTTGACCAGCAGTCTGTCCTCGATGGGCTGCGACAGGACATGGCCGCGCAAAAAGTCACCCCGGCCGGGCAAAACACGGCTACGACTGGCGAGAACACGGTTCCCGCCGTCGTTCCCGAGGTTCCCCAGACGCCCACGGAAATCTACCTCAAAGCCTTCGGGGACTACGCTTCCGGCCGCTACAATCAGGCCATCAGCGGCTTTGAAGCCTTTCTGAGGACCTATCCGACCAATGACTATGCCGGCAACGCCCAATATTGGCTCGGAGAATGCTATTACGCCCAGAATAATCAGGTCAGGGCCATCGAAGCCTTCCAGAAAGTGGTCGACAACTATCCCCGTGCCGCCAAGGCACCCGACGCCCTTTTCCGGAAAGCGGAAGCTCTGTTGCAAGTCAACCTGCCGGAGCAGGCCGACCTCGCACTCCTGGAATTGCGACGCCTGTATCCTGACAGTACTGCCGCCCGCAAGACTCTGACGGCGCGTTAA
- a CDS encoding NUDIX hydrolase: MKKQQIFNGRVISLAIEEHELPDGRRADFEMVHHAGGAAVLPILDDGRVLLIRQFRPAAGGMIWEIPAGRLEGGEAPETCIHRELQEEVGYRAGLVERLGEMLTAVGFCDEVVHLFVARDLTEVPAAPEPDEYIEAVPMSFAEALDLLRTGQIPDAKTQLALLLYRQSHAL, translated from the coding sequence ATGAAAAAACAGCAGATTTTCAATGGCCGCGTCATTTCCCTGGCTATCGAGGAGCATGAGCTGCCCGACGGCCGCCGCGCCGATTTCGAGATGGTGCATCATGCCGGCGGCGCCGCCGTCCTGCCCATCCTCGACGACGGCCGCGTCCTGCTCATCCGCCAGTTCCGGCCTGCCGCCGGCGGCATGATCTGGGAGATTCCCGCCGGTCGCCTCGAAGGGGGCGAAGCGCCGGAGACCTGCATTCACCGTGAACTGCAGGAGGAGGTCGGCTACCGGGCCGGCCTGGTCGAACGCCTGGGCGAGATGCTCACCGCTGTCGGTTTCTGCGACGAGGTGGTGCACCTCTTTGTCGCTCGCGACCTGACTGAGGTGCCGGCGGCGCCGGAGCCCGACGAATATATCGAGGCGGTGCCCATGTCCTTCGCCGAGGCTCTGGATCTGCTTCGCACCGGGCAGATTCCCGATGCTAAAACGCAACTGGCCCTCCTTCTCTATCGGCAGAGTCACGCCCTGTGA
- the ald gene encoding alanine dehydrogenase, producing the protein MIVAVPKEIKTREYRVGLTPAGARTLVEDGHQVLVECRAGDGSGLDDDQYARAGAEIVPTAAEIYRRGELIVKVKEPLPVEYPLLRPGQLLFTYLHLAPAPELTAALLDSQVTGIAYETVQQTDGSLPLLHPMSEIAGRMAVQVGAHFLEKEQGGKGVLLAGAPGVRRGKVMILGAGTVGSNAARLAVGMGAEVTVLDIDPTRLAALDQHYGNRLQTLISNSQTIEEEIRRADLLVGAVLVAGARAPELVSREMVGLMEAGSVIVDVAVDQGGCVATIHPTTHDEPTYVVDGVIHYGVANMPGAVSRTSTFALTNRTLPYVRALARKGLADAVRSDAALAGGLNTYAGRLCNEAVARAQGRTYTPFSA; encoded by the coding sequence ATGATCGTCGCCGTGCCCAAGGAAATCAAGACCCGAGAATACCGCGTCGGCCTGACCCCGGCCGGGGCACGTACCCTTGTCGAGGATGGCCACCAGGTGTTGGTGGAGTGCCGGGCCGGCGATGGCAGCGGCCTCGACGACGACCAGTATGCGCGGGCGGGGGCGGAAATCGTCCCGACGGCAGCCGAAATCTACCGCAGGGGGGAGCTGATCGTCAAGGTGAAGGAGCCGCTGCCGGTGGAATATCCCCTGTTGCGGCCGGGACAACTCCTCTTCACCTATCTTCATCTGGCCCCGGCCCCGGAGCTGACGGCGGCCCTGCTCGACAGTCAGGTCACCGGCATCGCCTATGAGACGGTGCAACAGACGGACGGCAGTCTGCCGCTGCTGCACCCCATGAGCGAGATTGCCGGCCGCATGGCCGTGCAGGTGGGAGCCCATTTTCTCGAGAAGGAACAGGGGGGCAAGGGGGTGCTGCTGGCGGGAGCCCCCGGTGTGCGCCGGGGCAAGGTGATGATTCTGGGGGCCGGCACGGTGGGGAGCAACGCGGCCCGCCTCGCCGTGGGCATGGGCGCCGAAGTCACGGTACTCGATATCGACCCGACCCGGTTGGCCGCCCTTGACCAGCACTACGGCAACCGCCTGCAGACCCTGATATCCAACTCGCAGACCATCGAGGAAGAAATCCGCCGCGCCGATCTGCTCGTCGGCGCCGTCCTCGTCGCCGGCGCCCGGGCGCCCGAGCTGGTGAGCCGCGAGATGGTCGGGCTCATGGAGGCGGGCAGTGTCATTGTCGACGTGGCCGTGGATCAGGGGGGCTGCGTCGCCACCATCCATCCCACCACCCATGATGAGCCGACTTATGTGGTCGATGGCGTCATCCACTACGGCGTCGCCAACATGCCGGGGGCGGTGAGCCGGACCAGTACCTTCGCCCTGACCAACCGCACCCTTCCCTACGTGCGCGCCCTGGCAAGAAAGGGGCTGGCCGATGCCGTGCGCAGCGATGCGGCGCTGGCCGGCGGCCTCAATACTTACGCCGGTCGCCTCTGCAACGAAGCGGTGGCCAGGGCCCAAGGCAGAACCTACACACCTTTTTCGGCCTAA
- a CDS encoding LysM domain-containing protein, producing MTIKKLLLLTCLLLMPLCAFAQGTTQTYVIKKGDTLWGISERFLKDSDYWPNLWSHNPFIGNPHLIYPGQKIAIRDGRIEIIPEFVTIAPTEPESLEKAIEEAGIEPQEVITISTQGGSPGFISTAGIEALGTLVDTIDNRLLMATGETVFLEMKNLGDTRIGDRFAVVALAKEVKHPVTGQKVGHRIARLGTVQIIQIHQDVATAVITSSASEIQRGALLLPVDEQPTEVVLQKAEVPVSGYIIDGADGKITLSQYDVVYLDQGSNSGLQVGNLLNITREREASDLAIQNRNLVLPQVLLGAAVVIETRPESAAALVLKSVAPMYRGDRVTALTE from the coding sequence ATGACCATCAAGAAACTGCTGTTACTCACCTGCCTGCTGCTCATGCCCCTTTGCGCCTTCGCTCAGGGCACGACCCAGACCTACGTTATTAAAAAAGGGGACACGCTGTGGGGTATCTCCGAACGGTTTCTCAAGGACTCTGACTATTGGCCCAACCTCTGGTCCCATAATCCCTTCATCGGCAATCCCCATCTCATCTATCCCGGCCAGAAGATCGCCATTCGCGACGGCCGCATTGAGATCATCCCCGAGTTTGTCACGATCGCGCCGACAGAACCGGAGAGCCTGGAAAAAGCCATCGAAGAGGCCGGCATCGAGCCCCAGGAAGTCATTACTATTTCGACGCAGGGTGGTTCCCCGGGTTTTATCTCAACCGCTGGCATCGAGGCACTCGGTACGCTGGTCGACACCATCGACAACCGTCTGTTGATGGCGACGGGCGAGACGGTTTTTCTCGAGATGAAAAATCTCGGTGACACCCGGATTGGCGACCGCTTCGCCGTTGTCGCCCTGGCCAAAGAAGTCAAGCATCCCGTGACCGGACAAAAGGTAGGCCACCGCATCGCCCGACTCGGAACGGTGCAAATCATTCAGATCCATCAGGACGTCGCTACGGCCGTCATTACCTCCTCCGCCAGCGAAATTCAGCGCGGCGCCCTGTTGCTGCCTGTGGATGAACAGCCCACCGAGGTGGTTCTCCAGAAAGCAGAAGTTCCCGTCAGCGGCTATATCATCGACGGGGCCGACGGCAAGATCACTCTGAGCCAGTACGATGTGGTTTATCTGGACCAGGGATCCAACAGCGGCCTGCAGGTCGGCAACCTGCTGAACATCACCCGCGAAAGGGAAGCTTCGGATCTCGCTATTCAGAACAGAAACCTGGTCCTTCCCCAAGTGCTGCTGGGCGCGGCCGTGGTCATCGAGACCCGACCTGAATCGGCGGCAGCGCTGGTGCTCAAATCTGTGGCTCCCATGTATCGGGGCGACCGCGTCACAGCCCTCACCGAGTAA
- a CDS encoding diacylglycerol kinase family protein, with product MNKTIKLIANPVAGRQAVPRIEQARAYFEGRGFAVDLTLTQARGDATLAARQARNGGYCRVVAAGGDGTLNEVVNGLAPAEVPLGFLPLGTTNVFALEVGIPFEVEKACAAVLEGEARPVCLGKAGESRFLLMAGIGFDAEAVCRVSSRLKRQLGKLAYVISALQVWLDTPAREIQVELEDGSRQTCYGVILCNARYYGGRFVLAPAAGLENGHLEACLFLKGGRLAQLAYALRIGLHLPLKAPGVRIVQTRRLTLSGDRVAVQLDGDCAGRLPLTVEALPGELNLMFPRLS from the coding sequence ATGAATAAAACCATCAAACTCATCGCCAATCCTGTGGCCGGCCGTCAGGCCGTGCCCCGCATCGAACAGGCCCGCGCTTATTTCGAGGGGCGGGGCTTTGCCGTCGACCTGACCCTGACCCAGGCCAGGGGGGATGCCACCCTGGCGGCCCGCCAGGCCCGTAACGGCGGCTATTGCCGCGTCGTCGCTGCTGGTGGTGACGGCACCCTCAACGAGGTCGTCAACGGCCTGGCCCCTGCCGAGGTCCCCCTCGGTTTTCTGCCCCTGGGAACGACCAACGTGTTTGCTCTGGAGGTGGGAATCCCCTTCGAGGTTGAGAAAGCCTGCGCCGCCGTCCTTGAGGGGGAGGCACGCCCCGTCTGCCTGGGCAAGGCCGGCGAGAGCCGCTTTCTGCTCATGGCCGGAATCGGCTTTGACGCCGAAGCCGTGTGCCGGGTCAGCAGCCGCCTCAAACGGCAGCTGGGCAAACTCGCCTACGTCATCAGTGCCCTGCAGGTCTGGCTTGATACCCCCGCCCGTGAAATTCAGGTCGAACTGGAAGACGGCAGCCGCCAGACCTGTTATGGCGTCATTCTCTGCAATGCCCGCTACTATGGCGGCCGCTTCGTGCTGGCGCCGGCCGCCGGTCTTGAGAACGGTCACCTGGAAGCCTGTCTCTTCCTCAAGGGGGGGCGTCTGGCCCAGTTGGCCTACGCTCTGCGCATTGGGCTGCATCTTCCTCTCAAGGCACCGGGGGTCCGCATCGTCCAGACCCGTCGCCTGACCCTGTCCGGCGACAGGGTGGCTGTGCAGCTCGACGGCGACTGCGCCGGCCGGCTGCCGCTGACGGTCGAGGCCCTCCCGGGGGAGCTAAACCTGATGTTCCCCCGCCTTAGCTGA
- a CDS encoding DUF4911 domain-containing protein — MDTPFVKRVYLTPRQHIAYLRFVLESYDGLAFIRTLDSRQALVEIAYPPSRRLDAEALLSALAQELPLEEQDPAIAAAYPPL, encoded by the coding sequence ATGGACACCCCTTTTGTTAAACGTGTTTATCTCACCCCTCGCCAGCATATCGCCTACCTGCGCTTCGTGCTGGAGAGCTATGACGGTCTCGCCTTTATCCGCACCCTCGACAGTCGGCAGGCCCTGGTGGAGATCGCCTACCCGCCCTCGCGCCGCCTCGACGCCGAAGCCTTGCTGAGCGCCCTCGCCCAGGAACTCCCCCTGGAAGAACAGGATCCGGCGATTGCCGCCGCCTACCCCCCGCTTTAA
- the nudC gene encoding NAD(+) diphosphatase — MPSLPSSYDSPLHLPFNHAALDGRLLLATPDQAVGTAAAHWVLLRGTEVLMTAPSQGEPTWPETGGPGFAELPCAHAVFLGSWDGQPLYAARLPRQFEAPAGFSLHNLLATTPSLDAAQLSLGGLAHQVLHWEKNSRFCSGCGGELRHLPGEWGKACVACHYAHFPHIHPCIIVLVRRAGEVLLVRKREWPAGRYSLVAGFVEFGECLEETVAREVLEETGVRVKNLRYVGSQSWPFPSQLMAGFVADYDGGEVRVEEKELEDARWFPLADLPTLPPQRSIARYLLDHFLDLQA; from the coding sequence ATGCCCTCATTGCCTTCTTCCTATGATTCGCCGCTGCATCTCCCCTTCAACCACGCCGCTCTGGACGGGCGGCTGCTGCTGGCCACCCCCGACCAGGCGGTGGGGACGGCTGCCGCCCATTGGGTGCTGCTGCGCGGCACCGAAGTGCTCATGACCGCGCCATCCCAGGGGGAGCCGACCTGGCCCGAAACCGGAGGCCCCGGTTTTGCCGAGCTGCCGTGCGCTCACGCCGTCTTTCTGGGCAGCTGGGACGGTCAGCCTCTCTATGCGGCGCGCCTGCCCAGGCAGTTCGAGGCGCCGGCGGGATTCTCTCTGCACAATCTGCTGGCGACGACGCCCAGTCTCGATGCGGCGCAGCTCTCCCTGGGGGGGCTGGCGCATCAGGTTCTTCACTGGGAGAAGAACAGCCGCTTCTGCTCCGGTTGCGGCGGCGAGCTTCGACATCTGCCCGGCGAATGGGGCAAGGCCTGCGTCGCCTGCCATTATGCCCATTTCCCCCACATCCACCCCTGTATCATCGTGCTGGTGCGGCGCGCGGGCGAAGTGCTGCTGGTCCGCAAGCGCGAATGGCCCGCCGGGCGCTACAGCCTGGTGGCCGGTTTTGTCGAGTTCGGCGAATGTCTGGAGGAAACGGTGGCCCGTGAGGTGCTGGAAGAGACAGGGGTGCGGGTGAAGAACCTGCGCTACGTGGGGAGCCAGAGTTGGCCCTTCCCCAGTCAACTGATGGCCGGTTTCGTCGCCGACTATGACGGGGGCGAGGTGCGGGTGGAAGAGAAGGAGCTGGAAGATGCGCGCTGGTTTCCCCTGGCGGATCTTCCCACGCTGCCGCCCCAGCGCAGCATCGCCCGCTATCTGCTCGATCACTTCCTCGACCTGCAGGCTTAG
- a CDS encoding U32 family peptidase: MMKPELLAPAGDMEKLETALDYGADAVYVGGDQFGLRAMAGNFSLESLGRAQELVRERGKKIYLTLNAYLRPTEMPALHRYLEELRPLDLDAYILSDPGVLAVVRELDPGRELHLSTQANTTTAEAARFWQQAGVERVNLARELTLAEIQQIRSETTVGLEVFVHGAMCVAYSGRCLLSTALTGRSANAGACAQPCRWNYALMEETRPGQYFPIEEDDRGSYVFNSRDLCLLEYLPALVGAGVNSLKIEGRMKTLYYVAAVTRVYRAALDAYVADPAGYVMDPAWLEELDKVSHRPYDRGFLFGTEDALVHAADSRYQRTHDFVGIVRRVDDNSRLLVECRNRFFPGEELELIGPAMRQAHFVAGKLAAEGGGELDVAQPNALVLLQGPAEARKGDLLRRQKVSG; encoded by the coding sequence ATGATGAAGCCGGAGCTTCTGGCCCCTGCCGGTGATATGGAAAAACTTGAAACCGCCTTGGATTATGGCGCCGATGCCGTGTATGTCGGCGGTGACCAGTTCGGGCTGCGCGCCATGGCCGGCAACTTCTCCCTGGAGTCCTTGGGCCGCGCACAGGAACTGGTGCGGGAGCGGGGCAAAAAAATCTATCTTACCCTCAACGCCTACCTGCGCCCGACGGAGATGCCGGCTCTCCACCGTTACCTGGAAGAGCTGCGTCCCCTCGACCTTGACGCCTATATTCTATCCGATCCGGGGGTGCTCGCCGTGGTGCGCGAACTGGACCCGGGGCGGGAACTTCACCTCTCCACCCAGGCCAATACCACCACCGCCGAGGCGGCGCGTTTCTGGCAACAGGCCGGGGTCGAGCGCGTCAACCTGGCGCGGGAGCTCACGCTGGCGGAAATCCAGCAGATCCGCAGTGAGACCACTGTCGGGCTCGAAGTCTTCGTGCACGGGGCCATGTGCGTGGCCTACTCGGGGCGCTGCCTCCTTTCCACCGCCCTGACCGGGCGCAGCGCCAACGCCGGTGCCTGCGCCCAGCCCTGTCGCTGGAACTACGCCCTGATGGAAGAGACCCGCCCCGGCCAGTATTTCCCCATCGAAGAGGACGACCGCGGCAGCTATGTCTTTAACAGCCGTGACCTCTGTCTGCTCGAATACCTGCCCGCTCTCGTCGGCGCCGGCGTCAACAGCCTCAAGATCGAGGGGCGCATGAAGACCCTCTATTACGTCGCCGCCGTCACCCGGGTCTATCGCGCCGCCCTTGATGCCTATGTGGCCGACCCCGCCGGCTATGTCATGGATCCCGCCTGGCTGGAGGAGTTGGACAAGGTCAGCCATCGTCCCTATGACCGGGGCTTTCTCTTCGGCACCGAAGACGCGCTCGTTCATGCGGCCGATTCCCGCTATCAGCGCACCCACGACTTCGTCGGCATCGTCCGCCGGGTCGACGATAACAGCCGCCTGCTGGTGGAATGCCGCAACCGTTTTTTCCCGGGGGAGGAGCTGGAGCTGATCGGGCCCGCCATGCGCCAGGCCCACTTTGTCGCTGGAAAACTGGCGGCCGAGGGAGGTGGCGAGCTGGACGTCGCCCAACCCAATGCCCTGGTACTGCTGCAAGGACCGGCGGAGGCACGGAAGGGCGATCTGCTGCGGCGGCAGAAGGTCTCCGGCTGA
- a CDS encoding Hsp20/alpha crystallin family protein, translated as MATGKWNPLQELQLMQEQMNRLFDLSRQRSLGEPVESGSWHPAVDIYEDEAEVVVKMEVPEVDQRDIDVTLEEGTLVISGCRELERKEKQQNYHRIERSYGSFRRSFSLPATIDQERISARCDRGVLKVVLPKKSSDHPRQIEVEVK; from the coding sequence ATGGCCACGGGCAAATGGAATCCGCTACAAGAGCTGCAGTTGATGCAGGAGCAGATGAATCGTCTGTTCGACCTGAGCCGCCAGCGCAGCCTGGGTGAACCGGTGGAGAGCGGCAGCTGGCACCCCGCCGTCGATATCTACGAGGACGAAGCGGAGGTGGTGGTCAAGATGGAAGTGCCCGAGGTCGACCAGAGAGACATCGACGTCACCCTCGAAGAGGGAACCCTGGTCATCAGCGGCTGCCGCGAACTGGAACGCAAAGAAAAGCAGCAGAACTATCACCGCATCGAACGCAGCTACGGCAGCTTCCGTCGCAGTTTCTCCCTGCCCGCCACCATCGACCAGGAGCGCATTAGCGCCCGCTGCGACAGAGGCGTCCTCAAGGTTGTCCTTCCCAAAAAATCAAGCGACCATCCTCGCCAGATCGAGGTGGAGGTGAAGTAG
- a CDS encoding OsmC family protein: protein MPMEITFPGGAAVNASVRGFTIHTDQPEEDGGGNSAPAPFEFFLSSIGTCAGYYALRFCQQRQLSMEGLKLLMDWERDPDSHRLTRVRLTFELPADFPEKYGKAILRAAGQCSVKRAILDPPEFDMRIA from the coding sequence ATGCCCATGGAGATCACTTTTCCCGGCGGCGCGGCGGTCAACGCCAGTGTGCGCGGCTTCACCATTCACACCGACCAGCCCGAAGAGGATGGCGGCGGCAACAGCGCCCCGGCCCCCTTCGAGTTTTTTCTGTCCTCCATCGGCACCTGCGCCGGCTACTACGCCCTGCGCTTCTGCCAGCAGCGGCAGCTCTCCATGGAAGGGTTGAAGCTGTTGATGGATTGGGAGCGGGACCCTGACAGTCATCGCCTCACCCGGGTGAGGCTGACCTTTGAACTGCCCGCGGACTTTCCGGAAAAGTACGGCAAGGCCATACTGCGGGCGGCGGGTCAGTGCTCGGTTAAGCGCGCCATCCTCGACCCACCCGAATTCGACATGCGTATCGCCTGA
- a CDS encoding DUF362 domain-containing protein produces the protein MSSQVPVHFADMRAGHRENLFNKLTRLLDAAGIDRIVRRGDLTAVKIHFGEKGGHAYIRPTFLRRVVDRVKTLGGKPFLTDSCTLYPGERKEAVSALTCGIENGFAYAVAGAPLIMCDGLRGQSATRVPSEGGLLASVSIAQEILEADVLIAVSHFKCHELTGFGGALKNLGMGCSSREGKLEQHSNVAPKVAEKFCTACAACLKACAHGAIAFVEGKAFITAAKCTGCGRCITVCEEKAIQIQWNEEAPLVMKKMAEYAKGAVRGKDGQALFVNFITQVSPSCDCYGHSDAPIVPDIGILASTDPVALDQACADLVNQAQGLPNTALQQGHEPGGDKFRGVHPAIDWEITLEHAEAIGLGRRSYELIRLEPQGKSW, from the coding sequence ATGAGTTCTCAGGTTCCCGTCCATTTCGCCGACATGCGTGCCGGCCACCGAGAAAATCTCTTCAACAAGCTGACGCGCCTGTTGGACGCCGCCGGCATCGACCGCATTGTCCGCCGCGGCGACCTGACCGCCGTTAAAATCCACTTCGGCGAAAAAGGCGGCCATGCCTACATCCGCCCCACCTTCCTGCGCCGTGTGGTCGACCGGGTCAAAACACTGGGTGGCAAGCCTTTTCTTACCGACTCCTGCACCCTCTACCCCGGCGAACGCAAAGAAGCCGTCTCCGCCCTGACCTGCGGCATCGAAAACGGCTTCGCCTATGCCGTCGCCGGCGCCCCCCTCATCATGTGCGACGGCCTGCGCGGCCAGTCGGCCACACGCGTCCCCAGCGAGGGCGGCCTGCTCGCCTCGGTTTCCATCGCCCAGGAAATCCTCGAAGCCGATGTCCTCATCGCCGTCTCTCACTTCAAGTGCCACGAACTCACCGGTTTCGGCGGTGCCCTCAAGAATCTGGGCATGGGCTGTTCAAGCCGCGAAGGCAAACTGGAGCAGCACTCCAACGTCGCCCCCAAGGTGGCGGAGAAGTTCTGCACTGCCTGCGCCGCCTGCCTGAAAGCCTGTGCCCACGGGGCCATCGCCTTCGTCGAGGGCAAGGCTTTCATCACCGCCGCCAAATGTACCGGCTGCGGGCGCTGCATCACCGTGTGCGAGGAAAAGGCCATCCAGATTCAATGGAACGAGGAAGCCCCGCTGGTCATGAAGAAGATGGCCGAGTACGCCAAAGGGGCCGTGCGGGGCAAGGACGGCCAGGCCCTGTTCGTCAATTTCATCACCCAGGTTTCTCCCTCCTGCGACTGCTACGGCCATTCGGACGCCCCCATCGTGCCGGATATCGGCATCCTGGCTTCCACCGACCCCGTCGCTCTCGACCAGGCCTGCGCCGACCTGGTCAACCAGGCCCAGGGTCTGCCAAACACGGCCCTGCAGCAGGGGCATGAGCCGGGCGGCGACAAGTTCAGGGGGGTTCACCCCGCTATCGACTGGGAGATTACGCTGGAACACGCCGAGGCCATCGGCCTGGGGCGGCGCTCATACGAGCTGATACGGCTGGAACCGCAGGGGAAGAGCTGGTAA
- a CDS encoding acyl-CoA dehydrogenase family protein: MMNFSLSAAQEELRLRAREFARTEVLPASWHYDERDEIPLFLLERAREEGFLNHDIPVEYGGRGHGILDSVLISEEIAAACPGVATSVFDNSLGFEPLLLCRNEALKKEYFRRILEEGKYICFATSEPTMGSNVAGMRCQAKPDGDDFLLNGTKFWITNGGIADYMTVFATADPQAGHKGIGAFLVEKSWEGVEVGEHIPKLGQRCSNTAGLHFRNVRVPRHNVIAPPGEGFALAMKTFARTRPVIGAFAVGAARSAMEYAIDYAKKRQAFGAPLANFQAIQFKIAEMYQKVETARLLVWKAAWEADGGHDPTISASIAKMVATETAMEVVNEALQIFGGYGYTRLFPLEKLLRDVRLFTIYEGTSEIQRMVLAGHALEKYVPAMPALDQFPLMRGVDLNPESSAEGSSAAWRCRMCGHVHYGDEAPAQCPVCFFPRTAFKRIWPAGEEE, translated from the coding sequence ATGATGAATTTTTCGCTGTCTGCCGCCCAGGAGGAGCTCCGGCTCAGGGCGAGGGAATTTGCCCGCACGGAAGTTCTGCCTGCTTCCTGGCATTACGATGAGCGTGACGAGATCCCTCTCTTTCTGCTTGAAAGGGCACGGGAGGAAGGTTTTCTAAACCACGATATTCCGGTTGAATACGGCGGCAGGGGGCACGGCATTCTGGACAGCGTGCTGATCTCCGAGGAGATCGCCGCGGCCTGCCCGGGCGTGGCCACGTCCGTCTTTGACAACTCCCTCGGGTTCGAGCCCCTTCTTCTTTGCCGGAACGAGGCGCTGAAAAAGGAATATTTCAGGCGGATACTTGAAGAGGGCAAGTACATCTGCTTTGCCACCTCAGAGCCAACCATGGGCTCCAATGTCGCGGGCATGCGCTGTCAGGCCAAACCCGATGGCGACGACTTCCTTTTAAACGGCACCAAGTTCTGGATCACCAATGGCGGCATCGCGGATTACATGACCGTGTTCGCCACCGCCGACCCCCAGGCGGGTCACAAAGGAATCGGTGCTTTTCTGGTGGAAAAATCCTGGGAGGGGGTTGAGGTCGGAGAACACATCCCCAAGCTGGGACAGCGCTGCTCCAATACGGCGGGACTTCATTTCCGCAATGTCCGCGTACCCCGGCACAATGTCATCGCCCCGCCGGGAGAGGGGTTTGCCCTGGCCATGAAGACCTTCGCCCGGACGCGACCCGTTATCGGTGCCTTTGCCGTAGGGGCGGCCCGTTCGGCCATGGAATACGCCATCGACTACGCCAAAAAACGCCAGGCTTTCGGAGCGCCGCTGGCCAACTTTCAGGCCATCCAGTTCAAAATCGCCGAGATGTACCAGAAGGTGGAGACGGCCCGGCTGCTTGTCTGGAAAGCGGCCTGGGAGGCCGATGGCGGGCACGACCCTACCATTTCGGCCTCAATAGCCAAGATGGTGGCGACGGAAACGGCCATGGAAGTGGTGAACGAGGCCCTGCAGATCTTTGGCGGCTACGGGTATACCCGGCTGTTCCCTCTCGAGAAACTGCTGCGGGATGTGCGGCTTTTCACCATTTACGAGGGAACCAGCGAAATTCAGCGGATGGTCCTCGCCGGCCATGCCCTGGAGAAGTACGTCCCTGCCATGCCTGCCCTCGATCAGTTCCCCTTGATGCGAGGGGTCGATCTGAACCCGGAGTCCTCTGCCGAAGGCTCTTCTGCGGCCTGGCGTTGCCGTATGTGCGGGCATGTCCATTATGGCGACGAGGCCCCGGCGCAGTGCCCTGTCTGTTTTTTCCCGCGGACGGCTTTTAAGCGCATCTGGCCGGCAGGCGAGGAAGAGTGA